One window of Pseudacidobacterium ailaaui genomic DNA carries:
- a CDS encoding HAD family hydrolase — protein sequence MSHSAPTSAPTQQRVFFRPGFCWDKQNAYLFDIDGTLLRSRDRIHYNSFAESVRQVLGRELVLDGVTLSGNTDPGILYDAFRLAELDPEHWEPHLKAVFDCMCSLVAEQKSQMDLVKMPGVDEVLSFLHQRGAVLGVGTGNLEAIGWLKLEVLGIRHWFRFGGFSDHFVARKDMIAHALSLARSLAGPEASVCVIGDTPFDIAAARDNGLPTIAVATGHYSFDELMQHQPEACVSTLADLLSTPS from the coding sequence TTGAGCCATTCCGCACCGACTTCTGCGCCGACACAGCAGCGCGTTTTTTTCCGGCCTGGGTTTTGCTGGGACAAACAGAACGCTTATCTGTTTGACATTGACGGCACCCTGCTGCGCAGTCGCGACCGCATTCACTACAATTCTTTTGCTGAAAGCGTGCGCCAGGTCCTGGGCCGGGAGCTGGTGCTGGATGGCGTGACCCTGAGCGGCAACACGGACCCCGGAATTCTGTACGATGCCTTTCGCCTTGCGGAGCTGGACCCGGAACACTGGGAGCCGCATCTGAAGGCGGTCTTTGACTGCATGTGTTCGCTGGTTGCAGAGCAGAAATCGCAGATGGACCTGGTGAAGATGCCCGGGGTGGATGAGGTGCTCTCCTTCCTGCACCAAAGAGGCGCAGTCCTGGGAGTGGGTACAGGCAACCTGGAGGCCATCGGCTGGCTCAAGCTGGAGGTGCTCGGGATCCGCCACTGGTTCCGTTTCGGGGGCTTCAGCGACCATTTCGTGGCCCGCAAAGACATGATTGCTCATGCGCTTTCGCTGGCGCGCTCCCTGGCCGGGCCGGAGGCCAGCGTATGTGTCATCGGCGACACACCCTTCGACATCGCAGCGGCACGGGACAACGGCCTGCCCACCATCGCCGTGGCGACAGGCCACTACAGCTTCGACGAACTGATGCAACACCAGCCTGAGGCCTGCGTCTCTACCCTGGCCGATCTTCTGAGTACGCCATCATGA
- the smc gene encoding chromosome segregation protein SMC has product MLKLKKIQILGFKSFCDRTEVALPGQGIAVVVGPNGCGKSNILDGVSWVLGEQSAKSLRGGKMEDVIFAGTRDRKPLGMAEVSITLIDPEAYTGGPLLQEPEIVIENEMDPDWDEEKLRAERMAEVEEIIAESQPGQVVEAEAPAQAEAEGNGTQVVLKIRRRKFQRTPQQGEIVVTRRLFRTGESEYLLNGKLCRLRDIQDIFMGTGLGPESYAIIGQERIGQLLSSKPHDRRAIIEEAAGITRFKTKKRLAELRLEQAKQNLARVNDIFEEVTRQMASLKRQAAKAERYAALRDEMRSRLRVVLASKIAQMDSEQARLEAEIAALTQKIDDHSAEMEALDAEHTAGMQRGYELDAAAKDASTRANQSAVELERASSRQNANQERIAELGKRTASGGAELEQAKQQLENLKNEREQNRVFLQTAAAEAESFRQQAQARQQQAREAVQAVSAAEQRAEAARRQAMQLLQQVGQARNHMAQAEESLASLERDAQRLTTEMESVRRDLEALGAERGQVSLRFESATETLKRLEAEIAQLRSEISAKRTEEIEARKRGDQLRAEHATLTGRRNSLEALIREHSYSTDTVRKLLRANSLGGGLAPVGTLADFLEVTGQHEHVVDEFLRDELNYIVVKSWDAAHEGMRLLKSDVDGRATFLVHPEDSQAKFSFAAEGSSGNHYEQQHGVVPLKNCIRVLDGFGKSLEVILPKLRDGYVTPDPETARSLALENPNAFFLAPSGECFHNVTVTGGKPSAAGPLALKRDLREVQQKLEAVEKELGQADLKAAALARELADLTRQLDAKGEERRMAERESANQSAALRQMDSEVQRLERRLQEWSLQSERNKDARHAKQTLIEQKREEIARLETQHAAQEQSLVELQQQVEELRRLRETAQQEAAQMSAELAGLEERRRGAEAAFSRITSLHADMERRVAQLEQQIASAAAEQQQRTRENEQLAVQQQEWTQVRQQALEEVATLTEEAKTLRASLAETEQKLKVLRAETDALREQRSQLSTTAATLAAELKHLEESCISDLNLEAAALREDTEIARIEGDALTAEDEACRALRQKLENMGPVNMMALEEYKETEQRHQFLETQRKDLLESIDNTQATIKEIDEISRTKFDEAFALINQNFSAVFSRLFGGGQAFMRLTDEENAAESGVDIVAQPPGKKLQNVFLLSGGEKALTALSLLMGIFQYQPSPFCVLDEVDAPLDETNVGRLAEMLRSMSADTQFVMVTHSKRMMQAADLIYGVTMQEPGVSKVVSVRLGGLEKQRATA; this is encoded by the coding sequence ATGCTGAAGCTGAAAAAAATCCAGATCCTGGGCTTTAAGTCCTTTTGCGACCGCACCGAGGTGGCCCTGCCTGGGCAAGGCATCGCAGTTGTGGTGGGTCCCAATGGATGCGGGAAGTCCAACATTCTGGACGGGGTGAGCTGGGTCCTTGGAGAGCAGAGCGCCAAGAGTCTGCGCGGCGGCAAGATGGAGGACGTCATCTTTGCTGGAACGCGCGACCGCAAACCTCTGGGCATGGCGGAGGTCTCCATAACCCTCATTGATCCAGAGGCCTATACCGGCGGCCCTCTATTGCAGGAGCCGGAAATCGTCATTGAGAACGAGATGGACCCGGACTGGGACGAAGAGAAGCTCCGGGCCGAGCGCATGGCGGAAGTCGAAGAGATCATCGCAGAATCGCAGCCCGGGCAGGTTGTAGAGGCCGAAGCGCCTGCGCAAGCCGAGGCGGAAGGCAACGGCACCCAGGTGGTGCTGAAAATCCGCCGCCGCAAGTTTCAGAGGACCCCGCAGCAGGGTGAAATCGTGGTGACGCGGCGCCTCTTCCGCACCGGCGAAAGCGAATATCTGTTAAATGGCAAGCTCTGCCGTCTCCGCGACATCCAGGACATCTTCATGGGAACGGGCCTGGGGCCGGAGTCCTACGCCATCATCGGGCAGGAGCGCATCGGCCAGCTTCTGAGCTCAAAGCCGCATGACCGCCGCGCCATTATCGAAGAGGCCGCAGGAATCACACGCTTTAAGACAAAGAAGCGGCTTGCCGAGCTGCGCCTGGAACAGGCCAAGCAGAACCTGGCCCGCGTGAATGACATCTTTGAAGAGGTCACGCGTCAGATGGCATCTTTAAAGCGCCAGGCAGCCAAGGCCGAGCGCTATGCTGCCCTGCGCGACGAGATGCGTTCCCGCCTGCGTGTCGTGCTGGCCAGCAAAATTGCGCAGATGGACTCTGAGCAGGCCCGTCTGGAGGCGGAGATTGCCGCACTGACACAAAAGATCGATGACCACAGCGCTGAGATGGAAGCGCTCGATGCCGAGCACACCGCTGGAATGCAGCGTGGTTACGAACTTGACGCCGCAGCAAAGGATGCTTCCACCCGCGCCAACCAGAGCGCCGTGGAACTGGAGCGGGCCAGCTCCAGGCAGAATGCCAACCAGGAACGAATCGCCGAGCTGGGCAAACGCACTGCTTCCGGCGGCGCAGAGCTGGAGCAGGCAAAACAGCAGCTTGAGAATCTGAAGAACGAACGCGAACAGAACCGCGTCTTCTTGCAGACCGCAGCAGCCGAGGCAGAAAGCTTTCGCCAGCAGGCGCAGGCCAGACAGCAACAGGCAAGGGAGGCAGTGCAGGCCGTATCTGCGGCCGAACAGCGCGCAGAGGCCGCCCGCCGCCAGGCAATGCAGCTTCTGCAACAGGTGGGGCAGGCACGCAACCACATGGCGCAGGCCGAGGAGTCGCTGGCCTCATTGGAGCGGGATGCGCAGCGCCTCACCACCGAGATGGAGTCTGTCAGGCGCGACCTGGAAGCGCTGGGGGCAGAGCGCGGGCAGGTCTCGCTCAGGTTCGAGTCGGCCACCGAGACCCTGAAGAGGCTGGAAGCAGAAATTGCCCAGCTTCGCTCCGAAATTTCTGCCAAACGCACCGAAGAAATCGAAGCCAGGAAGCGGGGCGACCAGCTTCGCGCCGAACATGCTACGCTTACCGGACGCCGTAACTCCCTCGAAGCCCTCATTCGCGAGCACAGCTACTCCACGGACACGGTGCGAAAACTGCTGCGCGCCAACTCTCTCGGCGGCGGACTGGCCCCGGTAGGCACCCTGGCCGATTTCCTGGAGGTCACCGGACAGCACGAGCATGTGGTAGATGAGTTCCTGCGCGACGAGCTGAATTATATCGTTGTAAAAAGCTGGGATGCGGCACATGAAGGGATGCGTCTGCTGAAATCCGATGTGGACGGCCGCGCAACATTTCTCGTGCATCCGGAGGATTCCCAGGCAAAGTTCTCTTTTGCAGCAGAGGGCAGCAGCGGAAACCATTATGAACAACAGCACGGAGTAGTGCCGCTCAAGAACTGCATCCGTGTGCTGGATGGCTTTGGCAAATCGCTGGAAGTGATTCTGCCTAAGCTGCGCGATGGCTATGTAACTCCAGATCCGGAGACGGCGCGCTCTCTGGCGCTGGAAAATCCGAACGCGTTTTTCCTTGCACCCTCCGGCGAATGCTTCCACAACGTGACGGTGACGGGCGGGAAACCCAGCGCGGCCGGCCCCCTGGCTTTGAAACGGGACCTGCGTGAGGTGCAACAGAAACTTGAGGCCGTTGAAAAGGAACTGGGGCAGGCCGACCTGAAAGCGGCGGCCCTTGCCCGGGAACTGGCTGATCTGACCAGGCAACTCGATGCAAAAGGCGAAGAGCGCCGCATGGCAGAACGGGAAAGCGCCAACCAAAGTGCCGCGTTGCGCCAGATGGACTCCGAGGTCCAGCGCCTGGAGCGCCGTTTGCAGGAATGGAGCCTGCAAAGCGAGCGAAACAAGGACGCGCGCCATGCCAAGCAGACTTTAATTGAACAAAAGCGCGAAGAGATTGCTCGGCTTGAAACGCAGCACGCCGCCCAGGAACAGTCGCTGGTAGAGCTACAGCAGCAGGTGGAGGAGCTGCGCCGTTTGCGCGAGACCGCGCAGCAGGAGGCCGCGCAGATGTCCGCCGAACTGGCGGGACTCGAAGAGCGTCGCCGCGGGGCAGAGGCCGCCTTCTCGCGCATCACCAGTCTCCATGCTGACATGGAGCGCCGCGTTGCCCAGCTGGAGCAGCAGATTGCCTCGGCTGCGGCCGAGCAGCAGCAGCGCACCCGGGAAAATGAGCAGCTCGCCGTCCAGCAGCAGGAGTGGACGCAGGTCCGCCAGCAGGCACTCGAAGAAGTGGCCACCCTGACGGAAGAGGCGAAGACGCTGCGCGCCAGCCTGGCAGAGACCGAACAGAAGCTGAAGGTCCTGCGCGCAGAAACCGATGCCCTGCGCGAACAGCGCAGCCAATTGAGCACCACTGCCGCAACGCTGGCCGCTGAGCTGAAGCATCTGGAGGAAAGCTGCATCAGCGATTTGAATCTTGAGGCAGCGGCCCTGCGCGAAGATACCGAAATCGCGCGCATTGAGGGAGACGCGCTGACGGCCGAAGATGAGGCCTGCCGCGCCTTACGCCAGAAGCTGGAGAATATGGGGCCGGTGAATATGATGGCGCTGGAGGAATACAAGGAGACGGAGCAGCGCCATCAGTTCCTTGAAACCCAGCGGAAAGACCTGCTTGAGTCGATTGACAATACACAGGCCACCATTAAAGAGATCGATGAGATTTCGCGCACAAAATTCGACGAGGCCTTTGCCCTCATTAATCAGAATTTCAGCGCTGTCTTCTCCAGACTCTTTGGCGGCGGACAGGCCTTCATGCGCCTCACCGATGAGGAGAACGCGGCCGAAAGCGGCGTGGACATTGTGGCACAGCCGCCGGGCAAGAAGCTGCAAAATGTCTTTTTGCTCTCCGGTGGAGAAAAGGCCCTCACTGCGCTTTCTCTGCTCATGGGCATCTTCCAATACCAGCCCAGCCCCTTCTGCGTACTGGACGAAGTGGACGCGCCGCTGGATGAAACCAACGTAGGCCGTCTGGCGGAGATGCTGCGCAGCATGTCCGCAGATACACAGTTCGTGATGGTCACACACTCCAAGCGTATGATGCAGGCCGCAGACCTCATCTACGGCGTTACCATGCAAGAGCCAGGCGTCTCCAAGGTTGTGAGCGTTCGTCTGGGAGGATTGGAAAAGCAGCGTGCCACTGCATAA
- a CDS encoding NADH-quinone oxidoreductase subunit N, translating into MNMQLARILPEVVLTITGVLIMLAEPMLARNASRRPLGWFAILGTLAALFASLWQLHLPDGTAYYGTVQTDVYSVFFHVLIAGIVLATLLVALDSMDREAESVGEFFALICFGATGMMLMTSAVELLLVFIGLEISSISTYIMACFRRRSAKGPESAIKYFLLGSFATAFFLYGIALVFGATGTTAIAAIAGLLTVSQTPVLAVIGLAMILIGIGFKVSAAPFQVWTPDVYEGAPSPVVGLMSTAPKAAAFAVLLRILYVAFPLLHHHWQPLVWWMAVLSMCVGNLGALRQQNVKRMLAYSSIAHAGYLLAAFTALSQEGIAAASFYAMTYAAMNVGIFAVISHAGGFSDRLTLIQDYRGLAYRSPLLGGAMAFFLISLIGIPFTGGFFGKFYVFAAALHSGMVWLTIIGLINSGIAAYYYLKLLASVYSKPVHTDLLDGIPRPTVPLLLALVLTVAATLILGIVPGQALSLARAGANTLAPFVTTAMK; encoded by the coding sequence ATGAACATGCAATTGGCCCGTATTCTCCCCGAAGTCGTCCTTACCATCACCGGCGTCCTCATTATGCTCGCCGAGCCCATGCTGGCCAGGAATGCAAGCCGCAGGCCGCTCGGCTGGTTTGCCATTCTTGGTACGCTTGCCGCACTTTTCGCAAGCCTCTGGCAACTGCATCTCCCGGACGGGACCGCCTACTACGGAACGGTGCAAACCGATGTCTACAGCGTCTTTTTCCACGTGCTGATTGCCGGAATCGTGCTGGCAACATTGCTCGTTGCCCTGGACTCGATGGACCGCGAAGCTGAAAGCGTCGGCGAATTTTTCGCCCTCATCTGCTTTGGCGCCACCGGTATGATGCTCATGACATCCGCCGTCGAGCTGCTCCTGGTCTTTATTGGTCTTGAAATCTCTTCCATCTCGACCTACATCATGGCCTGCTTCCGCCGCCGGAGCGCCAAGGGGCCTGAATCAGCCATCAAGTATTTCCTCCTTGGCTCATTTGCCACAGCATTCTTCCTCTACGGTATTGCGCTCGTCTTCGGCGCTACCGGCACCACTGCCATTGCGGCCATTGCCGGGCTACTCACTGTCAGCCAGACGCCGGTTCTTGCCGTCATTGGACTGGCGATGATTCTCATCGGCATCGGCTTCAAGGTCTCCGCCGCGCCATTCCAGGTCTGGACGCCCGATGTTTACGAAGGTGCTCCTTCGCCGGTCGTCGGACTGATGTCCACTGCACCTAAGGCCGCGGCCTTTGCCGTTCTGCTCCGTATCCTCTACGTTGCCTTCCCGCTGCTGCATCATCACTGGCAGCCCCTGGTCTGGTGGATGGCCGTGCTCTCCATGTGCGTGGGGAACCTCGGCGCTTTGCGGCAGCAAAACGTCAAGCGGATGCTGGCCTACTCCTCCATTGCGCACGCAGGATACCTATTGGCCGCCTTCACCGCGCTCTCACAGGAAGGCATTGCCGCCGCCAGTTTTTACGCCATGACCTATGCAGCCATGAATGTGGGCATCTTTGCTGTCATCAGCCATGCCGGAGGTTTCAGCGACCGCCTCACCCTCATTCAGGACTACCGGGGCCTTGCCTACCGCTCGCCTTTGCTCGGCGGCGCCATGGCCTTCTTTCTGATTTCGCTCATTGGCATCCCGTTTACGGGCGGTTTCTTCGGCAAGTTTTATGTCTTTGCCGCGGCACTCCACTCGGGCATGGTCTGGCTCACCATCATTGGACTAATCAACAGCGGTATCGCCGCCTACTACTACCTGAAGCTGCTGGCATCGGTTTACTCTAAGCCTGTCCACACGGACTTGCTGGATGGTATTCCGCGTCCCACAGTTCCTCTGCTGCTTGCGCTGGTCTTGACGGTTGCCGCCACCTTGATTCTGGGCATTGTGCCGGGGCAGGCACTTTCGCTAGCCAGAGCAGGGGCCAACACACTGGCCCCCTTCGTGACCACGGCCATGAAGTAG
- a CDS encoding CvpA family protein translates to MTLLDWAIVIILIVSVLSAAKHGFFVEAFSLAGVFAGLLLASWNYQKLLPWTERWIHPPGVAEAIAFVAIAVAVMIAAGLTGRFIRWSVRSIGLGWADRLMGAAFGLVKGCVLVTLGVMAVAAFLPHPGWMERSRLAPYFLSAAHEAAMVTPSDLGQRIRMGVKMIRNAQPDWLRPQA, encoded by the coding sequence ATGACACTTTTGGATTGGGCGATTGTCATCATCCTGATTGTGTCTGTTTTAAGCGCGGCAAAGCATGGCTTTTTTGTAGAGGCCTTCTCGCTTGCCGGAGTTTTTGCAGGACTGCTCCTGGCCAGCTGGAACTACCAGAAGCTCCTCCCCTGGACGGAGCGATGGATTCATCCCCCCGGAGTTGCAGAGGCCATTGCCTTTGTGGCAATTGCCGTAGCCGTCATGATTGCAGCCGGTCTGACCGGGCGGTTCATCCGATGGTCGGTCCGGTCGATCGGGCTGGGCTGGGCCGATCGCCTTATGGGCGCGGCCTTTGGTCTGGTCAAGGGATGTGTGCTGGTTACGCTCGGCGTCATGGCCGTAGCAGCTTTTCTGCCTCATCCAGGATGGATGGAAAGGTCCAGACTGGCGCCATATTTTCTTTCTGCTGCACATGAGGCAGCGATGGTGACGCCGTCTGACCTGGGCCAGCGCATTCGGATGGGAGTAAAAATGATCCGCAATGCGCAGCCGGACTGGCTGAGACCGCAGGCCTGA
- a CDS encoding phosphoribosylaminoimidazolesuccinocarboxamide synthase: protein MKGISPLPALLETEFSDLVLHARGKVRDLYSVGEYLLLVATDRISAFDHVLATGIPGKGKVLTQISLFWFDFLKDIVPNHLITADVDEYPRELAGYKEELRGRSMLVKRAQMFPVECVVRGYLSGSGWKDYQATGAVCGIRLPSGLRESDKLPEPIFTPATKSLHGKHDENISFDEMVALVGARTAERLRDLSLAIYRKASDHAEGRGLVLADTKFEFGTTAEGIILADEVLTPDSSRFWPRDGYAPGGAQPSFDKQYVRDYLESIRWNKQAPAPGLPEEVVKKTQEKYLQAYELLTGKTLAL, encoded by the coding sequence GTGAAAGGTATTTCCCCATTGCCAGCGCTTCTTGAAACCGAGTTCAGTGATCTTGTCTTACACGCCCGCGGAAAAGTGCGTGATTTGTACTCGGTGGGTGAGTATCTGCTGCTGGTGGCGACCGACCGCATCTCGGCATTTGATCACGTGCTGGCCACCGGGATTCCGGGCAAGGGCAAAGTGCTCACGCAGATTTCCCTCTTCTGGTTTGATTTTCTAAAGGACATCGTTCCCAACCATCTCATCACGGCGGACGTGGATGAATATCCGCGCGAGCTGGCAGGATACAAAGAAGAACTGCGGGGCCGCTCGATGCTGGTCAAGCGTGCGCAGATGTTTCCTGTAGAGTGCGTAGTACGCGGATATCTTTCCGGATCGGGCTGGAAGGACTATCAGGCCACGGGCGCAGTATGCGGCATCCGGTTGCCGTCGGGGCTGCGCGAATCGGACAAACTGCCTGAGCCGATTTTTACGCCGGCCACAAAGAGCCTGCATGGCAAACACGACGAGAACATCTCGTTTGATGAGATGGTGGCCCTGGTGGGCGCGCGCACTGCGGAACGGCTGCGCGATCTCAGTCTCGCCATCTACCGCAAAGCATCTGACCACGCGGAGGGCCGTGGGCTGGTTCTTGCAGACACGAAGTTTGAATTCGGTACGACTGCTGAGGGCATCATTCTGGCCGATGAGGTGCTTACGCCGGACTCCTCGCGTTTCTGGCCGCGTGATGGATACGCGCCAGGCGGGGCACAGCCCTCTTTTGATAAGCAGTATGTGCGTGATTATCTGGAAAGTATCCGCTGGAACAAGCAGGCCCCTGCGCCCGGCTTGCCAGAGGAAGTCGTGAAAAAGACGCAGGAAAAATATTTGCAGGCTTATGAGCTGCTCACGGGAAAAACGTTGGCGCTCTGA
- a CDS encoding helix-turn-helix domain-containing protein, which yields MKRELENLVAAMHAGGITYAEAVREFKRRYLMTVLAHHRGNQCKAAKELGMHRNTLSRTLAELEIDPTQVRLGLKRPPRSERPVFEVRPGTTRFGVSS from the coding sequence GTGAAACGCGAACTGGAAAATCTTGTGGCCGCAATGCACGCGGGTGGCATTACTTACGCTGAGGCTGTGCGTGAATTCAAGCGCCGTTATCTGATGACCGTGCTGGCGCACCACAGGGGAAACCAGTGCAAGGCAGCAAAAGAGCTCGGCATGCACCGCAACACGCTCAGCCGCACCCTGGCAGAGCTGGAAATTGACCCTACGCAGGTCCGCCTCGGGCTCAAGCGTCCGCCGCGTAGCGAGCGTCCTGTATTTGAAGTAAGGCCAGGGACCACGCGATTCGGCGTTTCTTCCTAA
- a CDS encoding tetratricopeptide repeat protein, whose amino-acid sequence MDRTVLSSLLACLLLGTASSQSASWQQAFQQGTQAAQQGRFDEAAADFRAVVQQNPTFAPAYLDLGLALQGAQKPDEAISALKHAVALDPKLRGAELFLGIAYYKTGNGAEAIRVLRSAALHFPSDAKVWMWLGVAQLADGKYDDAARSLDKAAALDPDDVDIMYHRGRAHMLVSKQIYSQMYEKYPKSWRIHQVLAQSFEEQDKTEEAAREYQRAIALAPQEPGLHESLGDIEWMINDLDAAKAAYEAERQIDPYSTSVLYKLGALYIVREQPSEGLPLLQEALKRNPGLYQAHFWLGRAAESADETRKAIEEFEIAATANPEDTDTRRSAYYHLVRLYRKEGQPDKAREALQQFEQLRALQQTTGAHRIEEKIAEQQSQ is encoded by the coding sequence ATGGACAGGACCGTACTCTCTTCCCTCCTCGCCTGCCTCCTGTTGGGGACCGCCAGCAGCCAGTCTGCCAGTTGGCAGCAGGCCTTTCAGCAGGGCACGCAGGCCGCGCAGCAGGGCCGCTTTGATGAAGCCGCGGCAGACTTCCGGGCCGTGGTGCAACAAAACCCGACCTTTGCTCCGGCCTATCTGGACCTGGGACTGGCCCTGCAGGGCGCACAAAAGCCCGACGAAGCCATCTCGGCACTGAAACATGCCGTGGCCCTGGACCCGAAGCTTCGCGGAGCGGAGCTGTTTCTGGGCATCGCTTACTACAAAACAGGTAATGGCGCCGAGGCCATTCGCGTACTCCGGTCCGCTGCCCTTCACTTCCCCTCAGATGCGAAGGTCTGGATGTGGCTCGGTGTCGCCCAGTTGGCTGACGGCAAGTACGACGATGCCGCCCGCTCCCTGGACAAGGCCGCCGCCCTGGACCCGGACGACGTGGACATCATGTATCACCGTGGCCGAGCACACATGCTTGTCTCCAAACAAATCTATTCGCAGATGTACGAAAAGTATCCGAAGTCCTGGCGTATTCATCAGGTCCTGGCGCAGTCTTTTGAGGAGCAGGACAAGACCGAGGAGGCGGCAAGGGAATACCAGAGGGCCATTGCTCTTGCCCCTCAGGAACCCGGCCTGCACGAATCTCTCGGCGACATTGAATGGATGATCAATGACCTGGACGCGGCCAAGGCCGCCTATGAGGCCGAGAGACAAATCGACCCCTACAGCACTTCGGTCCTTTATAAACTGGGCGCTCTTTACATCGTGCGGGAACAACCCAGCGAGGGACTTCCTTTGTTACAGGAGGCCCTGAAAAGAAACCCCGGTCTCTATCAGGCACATTTCTGGCTGGGCAGGGCGGCTGAATCCGCGGACGAGACCCGGAAGGCCATCGAGGAGTTTGAAATTGCTGCAACCGCCAATCCCGAAGATACCGACACCCGGCGCTCTGCCTACTATCATCTTGTGCGGCTCTACCGCAAAGAGGGCCAGCCAGACAAGGCACGGGAGGCCCTGCAGCAGTTTGAGCAGCTGCGCGCCCTGCAGCAGACCACCGGCGCGCATCGCATCGAGGAAAAGATCGCCGAGCAGCAATCGCAATAG